In the genome of Candidatus Thermokryptus mobilis, the window AATCTCAATGAGCCACTGGAATAATTCGCTAGGTTCACATCCGAGGGCAAGTTTCGTTCGCTCATAAGTTCCAAATAAATTTATAACGATGGGGAATTTGCTTCCATTGACATTTTTGAAAAGAAGTGCTGGTCCACCCGATTTAACAACCCTGTCGGCAATTTCTGTGATTTCAAGCTCAGTTGAAACCTCGGCGTTAATTTCTTTTAACTCGCCTCTTTCCTCAAGAAGTTTTAAAAATGTCCTTAAGTTGCTCGCCAAATCACAGGGTTTTTAGTTTGGTGAAAATTTTAGTATAATTTAACAAAATCGTTATGGGCTTACAAATAAAATGACTTTTTACCATGTCAATTGTAATGTTAACAGGTTTCCCAGGATTTATAGGGACACGGCTTGTTGAGAAACTTGCTTCGTTTAGAACTGAAATTGAAAAGTTTTACCTTCTCGTTCAAAGCAAATACCGCTCGCTTGCAGAGGAGAAAATCAGAGAAATTGAGGCGAGGATTCCAAATTCATCAGGAAAGTTTGAACTTGTAGAGGGAGATATAACTTTGCCAGACCTTGGTATCAAAGGGGCGGAGAGATTCAAGGAGGAAATCAACGAGTTTTTTCATCTCGCAGCTGTTTATGACCTTGCAGTAAGTTTTGATCTTGGTTTTAAAGTAAATGTCAACGGGACCGAAAATGTCATCAATTTTCTTCTTGAATGTAAAAATTTGGAGAAGTTTCACTATGTCAGCACCGCTTATGTCTCTGGCTGGTTGACAGGTGTTTTCAGCGAGGATGACTTTGACCAGGCACAGGAGTTTAAAAACTATTACGAGGAGACAAAGTTTTTAGCTGAAAAAGTTGTTCGCTTTAACAGACATTTAATCCCAACGGCAATTTACAGACCTGGAATAGTTGTTGGTGACTCAAAGACCGGGGAGACGGCAAAATTTGATGGACCATACTATGTTGTCCTTCTTATGCTCAAACTACCCAACGGTTCGCCTTTCCCAAAGGTTGGTTCAGGTGAAGCAGAGGTTAATGTAGTCCCGGTTGATTATGTCGTTGATTCAATCTGTTATATAAGCAGTCGC includes:
- a CDS encoding SDR family oxidoreductase, encoding MSIVMLTGFPGFIGTRLVEKLASFRTEIEKFYLLVQSKYRSLAEEKIREIEARIPNSSGKFELVEGDITLPDLGIKGAERFKEEINEFFHLAAVYDLAVSFDLGFKVNVNGTENVINFLLECKNLEKFHYVSTAYVSGWLTGVFSEDDFDQAQEFKNYYEETKFLAEKVVRFNRHLIPTAIYRPGIVVGDSKTGETAKFDGPYYVVLLMLKLPNGSPFPKVGSGEAEVNVVPVDYVVDSICYISSRDDISWKVYHLTDPRPHKVFELVKIFEERLGKRFNYFQISPQKLKKLMSPKIVQKIVGMPVQLIDYFDHQVHYESKKTQSVLAEGGISCPDFLDYVDVFLKFIIENRKKIARHGLV